The Asticcacaulis excentricus CB 48 genome includes a window with the following:
- the uppS gene encoding polyprenyl diphosphate synthase, which produces MPSGPDYIGTGAAPVPLHVAIIMDGNGRWAKARRQIRTFGHKAGVEALRKTITAAPHLGVTHLTVFAFSTENWRRPATEVSDLMGLLKAFIRSDMDRLARDGVCVRIIGDRAGLPVDIRECVDEAHQRTQHNSRFFLQVALNYGAQADILEAAKTFARQVKAGEAALEDLTAERFGGLLSTSGLPPLDLLIRTSGEHRLSNFLLWEAAYAEFVFQDVLWPDYDGEALKAALDEFRRRERRFGAVEASDVASV; this is translated from the coding sequence ATGCCCTCAGGGCCGGATTATATCGGTACAGGTGCCGCTCCGGTACCACTGCACGTCGCCATCATCATGGATGGCAACGGGCGCTGGGCCAAGGCGCGCCGTCAGATACGCACCTTCGGCCATAAGGCGGGTGTGGAGGCATTGCGCAAAACGATCACGGCCGCGCCGCATCTGGGCGTGACGCATCTGACGGTGTTCGCTTTCTCGACGGAGAACTGGCGGCGGCCGGCGACCGAAGTGTCCGACCTGATGGGGCTGCTCAAGGCCTTCATCCGTTCGGATATGGACCGTCTGGCGCGCGATGGGGTCTGTGTGCGCATTATCGGCGACCGGGCGGGTCTGCCGGTCGATATCCGTGAGTGTGTGGACGAGGCGCACCAGCGCACGCAACACAATAGCCGCTTCTTCCTGCAGGTGGCGCTCAATTACGGCGCGCAGGCCGATATTCTCGAGGCGGCCAAAACCTTCGCCCGGCAAGTGAAGGCCGGTGAGGCGGCGCTTGAGGACCTGACGGCGGAACGCTTTGGCGGGCTCTTGTCCACCTCAGGCTTGCCACCGCTGGATCTTTTGATCCGCACGTCCGGGGAACACCGGCTGTCGAACTTCCTGCTATGGGAAGCGGCCTACGCCGAATTTGTGTTTCAGGACGTGTTGTGGCCGGACTATGACGGCGAGGCGCTGAAGGCGGCGCTGGACGAATTCCGCCGGCGCGAGCGTCGCTTCGGCGCGGTTGAGGCCAGTGATGTCGCTTCCGTCTGA
- the tsf gene encoding translation elongation factor Ts produces the protein MAEITAALVKELREKSGAGMMDCKKALSENDGNVEASMDWLRTKGLSKAAKKADRVAAEGLVAVASSGTTAVAVEVNAETDFVSRNELFQNLARNAAQAGLAAADVEGVQAAINDEITNLIANIGENMVARRMAKHSVSQGVVSSYIHNAIAPNLGRIAVLVAVESAGDAEALNDMGRKIAMHIAATQPLSLSSDDLDPAAVERERTVLTEKAREEGKPEAMIAKIVDGQISKFQREVVLLEQPFVMNPDQTVKQLIADTAKALGTDVTVTGFTRLALGEGVEKKVDDFAAEVASMMNQG, from the coding sequence ATGGCTGAGATCACCGCCGCTCTCGTTAAGGAACTGCGCGAAAAGTCCGGCGCCGGCATGATGGACTGCAAGAAGGCTCTATCGGAAAACGATGGCAACGTCGAAGCCTCGATGGACTGGCTGCGTACCAAGGGCCTGTCCAAGGCCGCCAAGAAGGCCGACCGCGTCGCCGCCGAAGGTCTGGTGGCCGTGGCCTCTTCGGGCACCACCGCTGTGGCCGTCGAAGTCAACGCTGAAACCGACTTCGTGTCGCGCAACGAGCTGTTCCAGAACCTGGCCCGCAATGCGGCTCAGGCCGGTCTCGCTGCGGCTGACGTCGAAGGCGTGCAAGCGGCTATCAACGACGAAATCACCAACCTGATCGCCAATATCGGTGAAAACATGGTGGCCCGTCGTATGGCCAAGCACAGCGTTTCGCAAGGCGTGGTGTCGTCCTACATCCACAACGCGATTGCCCCGAACCTGGGCCGTATCGCTGTTCTGGTGGCCGTTGAGTCTGCCGGCGACGCCGAAGCCCTGAACGACATGGGCCGCAAGATCGCCATGCACATCGCCGCCACCCAGCCGCTGTCGCTGTCGTCTGACGACCTCGATCCGGCCGCCGTGGAGCGTGAGCGCACCGTTCTGACCGAAAAGGCGCGCGAGGAAGGCAAGCCGGAAGCCATGATTGCCAAGATCGTTGACGGCCAGATATCGAAGTTCCAGCGCGAAGTCGTGCTGCTTGAGCAGCCCTTCGTCATGAACCCGGATCAGACCGTGAAGCAACTGATCGCCGACACGGCCAAGGCGCTCGGCACCGACGTCACCGTGACCGGCTTCACCCGTCTCGCCCTCGGCGAAGGCGTGGAAAAGAAGGTCGATGACTTCGCCGCCGAAGTCGCCTCGATGATGAATCAAGGCTAA
- a CDS encoding OmpH family outer membrane protein, with amino-acid sequence MKKQILLTVAALSATALTSVAVAQTPAPAAAPAPAQPQTKPGPVIAGVCVYSNEAVMANAAVSKAAAQRLQQINQQAEAELEPDAQALEKERAGLAAQQKTLTKDKFDPLAQAFMGKVKAFQDKAFIVNQELGRTEQDANVKVAQLVAPALSATYESKNCGMLVDRKAVLFANPAMDITGDVIKKLDDSKVAVDIKRVVLPEADRQKLLKAKAEQDAQQGG; translated from the coding sequence ATGAAAAAGCAAATTCTTCTCACTGTCGCCGCCCTGTCGGCCACTGCTCTGACCTCGGTCGCTGTTGCCCAGACCCCGGCACCCGCCGCGGCCCCGGCTCCGGCTCAGCCCCAAACCAAGCCGGGCCCGGTTATCGCCGGCGTCTGCGTCTATTCGAACGAAGCCGTGATGGCCAATGCTGCCGTTTCCAAGGCCGCCGCTCAGCGCCTCCAACAGATCAATCAGCAGGCCGAGGCCGAGCTTGAGCCCGATGCCCAGGCGCTGGAAAAAGAGCGCGCTGGCCTCGCCGCTCAACAAAAGACCCTGACCAAGGACAAGTTCGATCCTCTGGCTCAGGCCTTTATGGGTAAGGTCAAGGCCTTCCAGGACAAGGCGTTCATCGTCAATCAGGAACTGGGCCGTACCGAGCAGGACGCCAATGTGAAGGTGGCGCAACTGGTCGCTCCGGCACTGTCGGCGACCTACGAAAGCAAGAACTGCGGTATGCTGGTTGACCGCAAGGCCGTTCTGTTCGCCAATCCGGCTATGGACATCACCGGTGACGTGATCAAGAAGCTCGACGACTCCAAGGTCGCGGTTGACATCAAGCGCGTCGTTCTGCCGGAAGCTGACCGTCAAAAGCTGCTGAAGGCCAAGGCTGAGCAGGACGCCCAGCAAGGCGGTTAA
- the pyrH gene encoding UMP kinase, which translates to MSSSNVPTYKRILLKISGEVLMGEQGFGIDMNTVKAVAEEVAEVAGMGVELCLVIGGGNIFRGLSKAAVGMERSSADYMGMLATVMNALAMQNALEKLGVSTRVQSAIQMNAVCEPFVHRRAQRHLEKGRVVIFAAGLGAPYFTTDTAAALRAAEMRCDALFKGTSVDGVYTADPKKDATATRYESLDYMEVLSKDLRVMDASAVSLMRENGIPIVVFSIREPGGLRKVITGQGVHTVISGQA; encoded by the coding sequence ATGTCTTCGTCCAACGTCCCCACCTATAAACGCATTCTCCTCAAGATCTCCGGTGAGGTCCTTATGGGCGAGCAGGGGTTCGGCATCGACATGAACACCGTCAAGGCGGTGGCCGAGGAAGTGGCCGAAGTGGCCGGCATGGGCGTCGAGCTGTGTCTGGTCATCGGCGGGGGCAACATTTTCCGGGGTCTATCCAAGGCGGCGGTGGGTATGGAACGCTCCTCGGCGGACTATATGGGGATGCTGGCGACGGTGATGAACGCGCTGGCCATGCAGAATGCGCTGGAAAAGCTGGGCGTAAGCACGCGCGTGCAGTCGGCCATCCAGATGAATGCCGTCTGTGAGCCCTTTGTGCACCGTCGGGCGCAACGCCATCTGGAAAAAGGTCGTGTGGTGATCTTTGCGGCAGGTCTGGGCGCACCCTATTTCACCACGGATACGGCGGCGGCCCTGCGCGCGGCGGAAATGCGTTGCGACGCCCTGTTCAAGGGCACGTCGGTCGATGGCGTCTATACGGCTGACCCCAAAAAGGACGCTACGGCGACACGTTATGAGTCGCTGGACTATATGGAGGTTCTGTCGAAGGACCTGCGCGTCATGGATGCCTCGGCGGTTTCGTTGATGCGCGAAAACGGCATTCCGATTGTTGTCTTCTCGATCCGTGAACCGGGCGGCCTGCGCAAGGTCATCACGGGGCAGGGGGTACATACGGTCATTTCCGGGCAGGCCTGA
- the rpsB gene encoding 30S ribosomal protein S2: MAMPELSMRALLEAGAHFGHQTHRWNPKMERYLFGSRSNIHIIDLSQTLPLLHQALLKVREVAANGGRVLFVGTKRQAAGPVAVAAKRSAQYYVNHRWLGGTLTNWRTISGSIARLRELEQVMENPVGRSKKELLTLTRERDKLELSLGGIKDMGGIPDLMFVIDTNKEAIAIQEARKLNIPVIGILDSNSDPDGITFPVPGNDDAARALQLYCDLIADAVLDGLAAGQSASGIDLGASEAPIEPALIAEETGEA, encoded by the coding sequence ATGGCTATGCCTGAACTGTCTATGCGCGCCCTGCTCGAAGCCGGTGCCCACTTTGGTCACCAGACCCACCGCTGGAACCCGAAGATGGAGCGTTACCTCTTCGGTTCGCGTTCCAACATCCACATCATCGACCTGTCGCAAACCCTGCCGCTGCTGCATCAGGCCCTGCTGAAGGTGCGTGAAGTCGCCGCCAACGGCGGTCGTGTTCTGTTTGTCGGCACCAAGCGTCAGGCCGCTGGTCCGGTCGCCGTAGCGGCCAAGCGTTCGGCTCAGTATTACGTCAACCACCGCTGGCTCGGCGGCACGCTGACCAATTGGCGCACCATTTCGGGTTCGATCGCGCGTCTGCGTGAACTGGAACAGGTCATGGAAAACCCGGTTGGCCGTTCCAAGAAGGAACTGCTGACCCTGACGCGCGAGCGTGACAAGCTGGAGCTGTCGCTGGGCGGTATCAAGGACATGGGCGGCATTCCGGACCTGATGTTCGTGATCGACACCAACAAGGAAGCGATCGCCATTCAGGAAGCCCGCAAGCTGAACATCCCGGTGATCGGTATCCTCGACTCGAACTCCGATCCGGACGGCATCACCTTCCCGGTTCCGGGCAATGACGACGCCGCGCGCGCCCTGCAACTGTATTGCGATCTGATCGCTGACGCCGTGCTCGACGGTCTGGCCGCGGGTCAGTCGGCTTCGGGTATCGACCTCGGCGCGTCGGAGGCTCCGATCGAGCCCGCGCTGATCGCCGAAGAAACCGGCGAAGCCTAA
- a CDS encoding M50 family metallopeptidase: MAIPLFLLVISLIVTFHELGHFSVARLFKTKIERFSVGFGPVIWSKRDKNGVLWCLSALPLGGYVKFSCDEHVSSMSPDAEELEKARRAIREREGPGAELAYFHFKPVWQRFLIVLAGPVANFVLAIIIFAAVFMIVGKGMAPGTVMGFSEPNGPGARSGLKVGDQFVRIDGREVKTSEDVIMLVRMRGNEPTAVDVRRDGEIVRLTVTPERRLIAEVSQHVPTYAGVLAVKIGDGEPHTPWPHEALWLGTQKTIGVLDTTLTYIGRIFTGKENGDQLSGIIGMTKATGDLTAEVASVKAAPGQMAFSLLLTLLQMAAFVSVGIGFVNLLPIPVLDGGHLVFYTYEAIARRPLSATVQGLGYRFGLVALLGLMLFATWNDLNRIGFTKFFGGLFS, encoded by the coding sequence TTGGCCATACCTCTTTTTCTACTGGTGATCTCGTTGATCGTGACCTTTCACGAACTCGGCCATTTCAGCGTCGCCCGCCTGTTTAAAACAAAGATCGAGCGCTTCTCTGTCGGATTCGGCCCCGTCATCTGGTCCAAGCGCGACAAGAATGGCGTGCTGTGGTGTCTGAGTGCCCTGCCTTTAGGCGGTTATGTGAAATTTTCTTGCGACGAACATGTGTCTTCAATGTCACCCGACGCCGAAGAATTGGAAAAGGCCCGCCGCGCTATCCGTGAGCGCGAAGGGCCGGGCGCGGAATTGGCTTATTTCCACTTCAAGCCAGTGTGGCAGCGCTTTCTGATCGTGCTGGCCGGGCCGGTGGCCAATTTTGTGCTGGCTATTATCATTTTTGCCGCGGTCTTCATGATCGTGGGCAAGGGCATGGCGCCTGGAACCGTCATGGGCTTTTCGGAGCCCAACGGCCCCGGTGCCCGTTCAGGCCTCAAGGTCGGAGATCAATTCGTCCGCATCGATGGCCGTGAGGTCAAGACCTCTGAAGACGTGATCATGCTGGTGCGGATGCGTGGCAATGAGCCGACAGCGGTGGATGTTCGGCGTGATGGTGAGATTGTACGTCTGACAGTTACCCCGGAGCGGCGTCTGATCGCTGAGGTATCGCAGCATGTACCGACCTATGCCGGAGTGCTGGCGGTCAAAATTGGTGATGGAGAGCCGCACACGCCTTGGCCCCACGAGGCCCTATGGCTGGGGACGCAGAAAACGATCGGCGTACTTGACACGACCCTGACCTATATTGGCCGTATTTTCACCGGAAAAGAAAACGGAGATCAGCTTTCGGGCATAATCGGAATGACCAAGGCGACGGGCGACCTGACTGCCGAAGTCGCCAGCGTCAAAGCGGCGCCGGGACAGATGGCCTTCAGTCTGCTGCTCACCCTGTTGCAGATGGCGGCCTTTGTATCAGTCGGTATTGGGTTTGTGAACCTGTTGCCGATCCCCGTGCTCGATGGCGGCCATCTGGTTTTTTATACCTATGAGGCCATTGCGCGGCGGCCGCTCAGCGCTACCGTGCAGGGCCTTGGATACAGATTTGGACTTGTGGCCTTGTTAGGTTTGATGTTGTTCGCTACATGGAATGACCTTAACCGTATTGGGTTTACCAAGTTTTTCGGGGGTCTGTTTTCATGA
- the bamA gene encoding outer membrane protein assembly factor BamA — protein sequence MNSPASTTSKTHAWTVSVSLLALLAASAPALAQEAPASPAAQAAPAAPAPQVAVIGRIKVEGNERIDAATIISYLPVQVGQTVNDLLIDQSVKTLYRTELFSDVQIVMNGNEMVISVVEAPIINQVVFEGNSALSKDKLRDEVTIRPRGVFTKAKVQADVQRIIELYRRSGRISATVTPKIVELPQKRVDLIFEIDEGVKTGVENVNFVGNKAFSDNELAGVVVTKKSLWWKFFSSNDNYDPDRMDYDREQLKKFYTNRGYYDFRVVSAVAELTPDRKDFVITYTLDEGEKYNFGRVVVKTENEKLNGENLQRMLPIQPGQLYESDLIEKSVDALTYAAGQAGFAFVDVRPRDEGNPETKTVDVTFNVREGARVYIDKIDIVGNARTLDRVVRREMLVSEGDAYNKALIERSKMFVNALGFFKDVEIKETPGSAPDRTNIQVQVTEQPTGELSFGAGFSSYEKFILDVGITERNFRGRGQNVRARVSLGSIQKNVDLSFTEPRFMGRDVSAGIDLFSSSYNYSGVSYSSKTNGAGLRLGYSLNGYSILRLRYNLRSDELTYSGSSECDALQYSCGNGVTSSVGYTLSFDRRNDYVLATRGWQAILRQDFAGLGGDTRYVRSELEGHWYHGFRKDMVLHLQGIAGNITPVGGDAVRINDRFFKGGTTFRGFENAGIGPRDTNSTYALGGETYAIGTVELGIPNGLPEQYGLKTALFVDFGTLGGIDDRLKYCSATQATLGNCTAGTRLDYIKDDMSLRASAGVTIRWKSPMGPIQFDISQILSREDYDKTETFRFSQSTQF from the coding sequence ATGAATAGTCCTGCCTCCACCACTTCCAAGACACATGCTTGGACCGTCAGCGTCAGCCTGCTGGCGCTTCTGGCGGCCTCCGCTCCCGCTCTGGCGCAGGAAGCCCCAGCAAGCCCCGCCGCTCAGGCAGCGCCTGCGGCCCCCGCCCCACAGGTCGCTGTGATCGGGCGAATCAAGGTGGAAGGCAACGAACGTATCGATGCCGCTACCATCATCTCCTACCTGCCCGTTCAGGTGGGGCAGACGGTTAATGACCTTCTGATCGACCAGTCGGTGAAGACGCTTTACCGCACGGAACTGTTCTCCGACGTGCAGATCGTCATGAACGGCAACGAAATGGTCATCAGCGTTGTCGAAGCGCCGATCATCAATCAGGTGGTGTTTGAGGGTAACAGCGCCCTGTCCAAGGACAAGCTGCGCGATGAAGTGACGATCCGTCCGCGTGGCGTCTTCACCAAGGCCAAGGTGCAGGCGGACGTGCAGCGCATTATCGAACTGTATCGCCGCTCAGGCCGCATCTCGGCTACGGTGACGCCGAAGATCGTCGAACTGCCGCAAAAGCGCGTCGATCTGATCTTCGAAATCGACGAAGGCGTTAAAACCGGCGTCGAAAACGTCAACTTCGTTGGCAACAAGGCCTTCTCGGATAACGAACTGGCGGGCGTCGTCGTAACCAAGAAGTCCCTGTGGTGGAAGTTCTTCTCCTCGAACGACAACTACGATCCGGATCGTATGGATTACGACCGCGAGCAGTTGAAGAAGTTTTACACCAACCGCGGCTATTACGACTTCCGCGTTGTGTCGGCCGTGGCTGAACTGACGCCGGACCGCAAGGATTTCGTCATCACCTACACACTGGACGAAGGCGAAAAGTACAATTTCGGCCGCGTCGTGGTGAAGACCGAGAACGAAAAGCTGAACGGCGAGAACCTGCAACGTATGTTGCCGATCCAGCCGGGCCAGCTCTATGAAAGCGACCTGATTGAAAAATCAGTCGATGCCCTGACCTATGCGGCGGGGCAGGCGGGCTTCGCCTTTGTGGACGTGCGTCCGCGCGACGAAGGTAATCCGGAAACCAAGACGGTCGATGTGACCTTCAACGTGCGCGAAGGCGCGCGCGTCTATATCGACAAGATCGACATCGTCGGCAATGCCCGCACGCTCGATCGCGTTGTGCGCCGTGAGATGCTGGTGTCGGAAGGCGACGCCTATAACAAGGCCCTGATCGAACGCTCCAAGATGTTCGTCAATGCGCTGGGCTTCTTCAAAGACGTCGAAATCAAGGAAACACCGGGTTCGGCGCCCGACCGCACCAATATTCAGGTACAGGTCACCGAGCAGCCGACCGGCGAACTGAGCTTCGGGGCGGGCTTCTCCTCCTATGAAAAGTTCATCCTCGACGTCGGCATCACCGAACGCAACTTCCGTGGCCGTGGTCAGAACGTGCGGGCGCGTGTGTCGCTGGGTTCGATCCAGAAAAACGTCGATCTGTCCTTCACCGAGCCGCGGTTTATGGGCCGTGACGTCTCGGCGGGTATCGACCTGTTCTCCAGCTCGTACAACTATTCGGGCGTGAGCTATTCGTCGAAGACGAACGGCGCGGGTCTGCGTCTGGGCTACAGCCTGAACGGCTATTCCATCCTGCGTCTGCGCTATAACCTGCGCAGCGACGAACTGACCTATTCGGGTTCGTCGGAATGTGACGCCCTGCAATATAGCTGCGGCAACGGCGTGACTTCCAGCGTCGGTTACACCCTGTCGTTTGATCGCCGTAATGACTACGTGCTGGCGACGCGCGGCTGGCAAGCCATTCTGCGTCAGGATTTCGCCGGATTGGGCGGTGACACGCGCTATGTTCGCTCCGAGCTTGAAGGCCATTGGTATCATGGCTTCCGCAAGGATATGGTTCTGCACCTGCAAGGCATAGCTGGTAACATCACGCCCGTGGGCGGCGACGCCGTTCGCATCAACGACCGTTTCTTCAAGGGGGGCACCACATTCCGCGGCTTCGAAAATGCCGGTATCGGTCCGCGCGACACCAACTCGACCTACGCACTGGGTGGTGAAACCTACGCCATCGGTACGGTCGAACTGGGCATTCCCAACGGTCTGCCCGAGCAGTACGGCCTCAAAACCGCTCTGTTCGTCGATTTCGGTACGCTCGGTGGCATCGATGACCGTCTGAAATATTGCAGCGCGACTCAGGCGACGCTCGGTAACTGCACGGCCGGTACACGTCTGGACTATATCAAGGATGACATGTCGCTGCGCGCTTCGGCGGGGGTGACCATCCGCTGGAAGTCGCCTATGGGGCCGATCCAGTTCGATATCAGCCAGATCCTGTCGCGCGAAGACTACGATAAGACCGAGACCTTCCGTTTCTCACAATCTACACAGTTTTAA
- the frr gene encoding ribosome recycling factor codes for MSKPDLNKYKDRMDKSVTALKDDFGGLRTGRASAGLLEGITVDAYGSAMSILSCAAISVPEPRMISVNVWDKGLVVSVEKAIRNSGLGLNPVTDGQTLRVPIPPLTEERRKELAKIAGKYAEEKRVAVRNVRRDANDELKKAEKDSLISEDEQKKMTTEVQKFTDEAIKRIDEMLKVKEAEIMQV; via the coding sequence ATGAGCAAGCCTGATCTCAACAAGTACAAGGACCGCATGGACAAGTCCGTGACGGCGCTCAAGGACGATTTCGGCGGTCTGCGCACCGGCCGTGCCTCGGCGGGCCTGCTGGAAGGCATTACGGTTGATGCCTACGGCTCCGCTATGTCGATCCTGTCCTGCGCCGCTATTTCGGTGCCGGAACCGCGCATGATCAGCGTCAATGTCTGGGACAAGGGGCTGGTCGTGTCGGTCGAAAAGGCCATCCGCAATTCGGGTCTGGGCCTGAACCCGGTTACCGACGGTCAGACCCTGCGCGTGCCGATCCCGCCGCTGACTGAGGAGCGCCGCAAGGAGTTGGCCAAGATCGCGGGCAAGTACGCGGAAGAAAAGCGCGTGGCTGTGCGCAACGTGCGCCGTGACGCCAATGACGAGCTGAAGAAGGCCGAAAAGGACTCTCTGATCTCCGAAGACGAACAGAAGAAAATGACCACCGAGGTCCAGAAGTTCACCGATGAGGCCATCAAGCGCATCGACGAGATGCTGAAGGTCAAGGAAGCGGAGATCATGCAGGTCTAA
- a CDS encoding phosphatidate cytidylyltransferase, with the protein MSLPSDAKPKKTSRELLFRIASAAVLIPIVLLIIAYGNWAFLLLLSVGVALLAIEWGAMAAPQLSSRMAVAISLAILGGVFTVYLFNMLAGLAVLALGAICAGFYFRYLKGPHLDAAYGAFYIGWPALVLIWLRETHNGVYWVFFAFLIAWAADSAAYLVGKLVGGPKLWRKYSPNKTWSGFAGGMIAGMLTAGTLADLTKLFQSSTAALIVGLLVAFATMGGDLWESMLKRRYGVKDSGTLIPGHGGLLDRVDGLMFAIVAIGGIRWLVMLGTKL; encoded by the coding sequence ATGTCGCTTCCGTCTGACGCGAAACCGAAAAAAACCTCACGTGAACTTCTGTTTCGCATCGCCTCGGCGGCGGTGCTGATCCCGATTGTGCTGCTGATTATCGCCTATGGCAACTGGGCCTTTTTGCTGCTGCTGAGCGTCGGGGTGGCCTTGCTGGCGATTGAATGGGGGGCGATGGCGGCCCCTCAGTTATCGAGCCGCATGGCCGTCGCCATCAGTCTGGCCATTCTGGGCGGGGTGTTTACCGTCTATCTGTTCAACATGCTGGCCGGACTGGCGGTGCTGGCTTTAGGTGCCATCTGTGCGGGCTTTTATTTCCGCTACCTGAAAGGGCCGCACCTCGATGCCGCTTACGGGGCCTTTTACATAGGCTGGCCGGCTCTGGTGCTCATCTGGCTGCGTGAGACGCATAACGGCGTCTATTGGGTTTTTTTCGCCTTCCTGATCGCCTGGGCGGCGGACAGTGCCGCCTATCTGGTGGGCAAGCTGGTGGGCGGGCCCAAGCTGTGGCGCAAATATTCGCCCAACAAGACCTGGTCAGGCTTTGCCGGGGGCATGATCGCCGGGATGCTGACCGCCGGGACGCTGGCCGACCTAACGAAGCTCTTTCAGTCGAGTACGGCGGCGCTGATTGTTGGCCTTCTGGTGGCCTTTGCCACCATGGGCGGTGATTTATGGGAGTCCATGCTTAAGCGACGATATGGCGTCAAGGACTCCGGCACGCTGATCCCCGGTCATGGCGGCTTGCTGGACCGTGTAGACGGGCTGATGTTCGCCATCGTCGCCATCGGCGGTATCCGCTGGCTGGTCATGCTGGGGACCAAGCTATGA
- the dxr gene encoding 1-deoxy-D-xylulose-5-phosphate reductoisomerase, translating to MRRISILGSTGSIGVSTLNLIEETLTPGEDYELEALCAGRNAALLAEQALKFRPRVAVLSDASQWADFSERMKGSGIEIACGPEAVEAAAARPVDWVMAAIVGIAGLRPVWAAAGTGATVALANKESLVCCGRSLILRAEAAGGRILPVDSEHNAIFQVFEEAERARIRRLILTASGGPFRGRQREDLAHVTREQALKHPNWSMGAKITIDSASLANKGLELIEAAYLFDMPSAQIDVLIHPQSVVHSLVEYSDGSTLAQMGPPDMRVPISYCLGWPQRHSWSAPPLDLCALSTLTFERPDTEAFPMLRLAREALEAGGLMPVVYNAANEVMVQAFLEGRIGFLDIPATVEAAMMRAQSLSMAFGNDLRHDVECIEQADAETRAQLAVSGEAAHWTAGTQGQAFSRA from the coding sequence ATGAGGCGTATCTCAATCCTCGGTTCGACCGGCTCCATCGGCGTATCAACGCTGAACCTGATCGAAGAAACCCTGACGCCTGGCGAAGATTACGAACTGGAAGCCCTGTGTGCCGGACGTAATGCGGCGCTACTGGCTGAGCAGGCGCTGAAATTCCGGCCGCGTGTGGCGGTCCTGTCCGATGCTTCGCAATGGGCCGATTTCAGCGAACGGATGAAGGGCTCCGGTATCGAGATCGCCTGCGGTCCTGAGGCCGTCGAAGCCGCTGCGGCGCGTCCGGTCGATTGGGTGATGGCGGCTATTGTCGGCATTGCGGGTTTGAGGCCCGTCTGGGCGGCGGCCGGGACGGGGGCTACAGTGGCTTTGGCCAACAAGGAAAGCCTTGTCTGTTGTGGCCGCTCGCTGATCCTGCGCGCTGAGGCAGCGGGCGGGCGCATTCTACCGGTCGATTCCGAACACAATGCGATTTTCCAAGTCTTTGAAGAGGCCGAGCGCGCGCGCATCCGTCGCCTGATCCTCACCGCGTCGGGCGGGCCGTTCCGAGGGCGCCAGCGCGAAGACCTTGCCCACGTTACCCGCGAACAGGCCCTGAAACACCCCAACTGGTCGATGGGGGCCAAGATCACCATCGACAGTGCCTCTCTGGCCAATAAGGGGCTGGAGCTGATCGAGGCGGCCTATCTGTTTGACATGCCGTCCGCTCAGATTGACGTCCTGATCCATCCGCAATCCGTGGTGCACAGCCTTGTCGAATATAGCGACGGCTCGACCCTGGCTCAGATGGGGCCGCCGGATATGCGGGTGCCGATTTCCTACTGCCTCGGCTGGCCGCAGCGCCATAGCTGGTCCGCGCCGCCGCTTGATCTGTGCGCGCTTTCGACCCTGACGTTTGAGCGGCCCGATACCGAGGCCTTCCCTATGCTCAGGCTGGCGCGTGAGGCGCTGGAAGCCGGCGGGCTGATGCCGGTCGTCTATAATGCCGCCAACGAGGTGATGGTGCAGGCCTTCCTTGAGGGGCGCATCGGATTCCTCGACATTCCGGCAACGGTCGAAGCCGCCATGATGAGGGCGCAATCGCTGTCTATGGCTTTCGGTAATGATTTGCGCCATGATGTCGAGTGCATCGAGCAGGCGGATGCCGAAACGCGGGCGCAACTGGCCGTTTCTGGTGAGGCAGCCCATTGGACAGCGGGAACACAGGGGCAGGCCTTTTCGCGGGCCTGA